In Romboutsia lituseburensis, a genomic segment contains:
- the eam gene encoding glutamate 2,3-aminomutase codes for MNKQKEISLQRAKELKSRIEDYTKIKSSISKGIEKQDEINKRKQHILSILGATEEDWSNYKWQLSNRITEVDTLSKILNLTEKEIEQIRKVQSQFRWAISPYYLSLIDSDDSYDPIKLMSIPSYIELDDSIEDLDPMGEEFTNPAGSITRRYPDRLIINVTNECAMYCRHCQRRRNIGQEDCHRTKKVIQESIDYVRNNEEIRDVLVTGGDPLTLNDEMLEWIISELRSINHVDYIRLGSRTLVTMPQRITDEFCEMIKKYHPIYINTHFNHPMEVTEETKNACEKLANNGVPLGNQAVLLNGVNNDKYVMRCLNHELLKIRVRPYYIFHSKHVRGTTHFNTSVDAGLEIMEYLRGYTSGMAIPTYIINAPKGKGKTPLLPQYLISKGTDYIMIRTWEGEVVKVEDKPAVDIKQAIDNIIK; via the coding sequence ATGAACAAGCAAAAAGAAATATCATTACAAAGGGCAAAAGAACTTAAATCAAGAATTGAAGATTATACTAAAATAAAGTCATCAATTTCAAAAGGAATAGAAAAGCAAGATGAAATTAATAAAAGAAAACAACATATATTAAGTATATTAGGTGCAACAGAAGAAGACTGGAGTAACTATAAATGGCAATTATCAAATAGAATAACAGAGGTAGATACATTGTCAAAAATACTTAATTTAACAGAAAAAGAAATAGAGCAAATAAGAAAAGTACAAAGTCAATTTAGATGGGCAATATCACCATACTATTTAAGCTTAATTGATTCAGACGACTCATATGATCCAATAAAGCTAATGTCAATACCATCATATATAGAATTAGATGATTCAATCGAAGATTTAGATCCAATGGGAGAAGAATTTACAAATCCAGCAGGAAGCATTACAAGAAGGTATCCAGATAGATTAATAATAAATGTTACAAATGAATGCGCGATGTATTGTAGACATTGCCAACGAAGAAGAAATATCGGACAAGAAGATTGTCATAGAACAAAAAAAGTTATACAAGAGTCAATCGATTATGTTAGAAACAACGAGGAAATAAGAGATGTACTTGTAACTGGGGGAGACCCATTAACATTAAATGATGAAATGTTAGAGTGGATAATTAGTGAACTAAGAAGTATAAATCATGTTGATTATATAAGATTGGGTAGTAGAACTTTAGTTACAATGCCTCAAAGAATAACAGATGAATTCTGTGAAATGATTAAAAAGTATCATCCTATATATATAAATACACACTTTAATCATCCAATGGAAGTAACCGAAGAAACTAAAAACGCTTGTGAAAAGTTAGCTAACAATGGAGTTCCATTAGGAAATCAAGCTGTACTTTTAAATGGTGTAAATAATGATAAATATGTTATGAGATGCTTAAACCATGAATTATTAAAAATAAGAGTAAGACCATATTATATATTCCATAGCAAACATGTAAGAGGAACGACTCATTTTAATACATCGGTAGATGCAGGACTTGAAATAATGGAATATTTAAGAGGTTATACATCAGGTATGGCGATACCAACTTATATAATAAATGCACCTAAAGGAAAAGGAAAAACTCCACTGTTACCACAATATTTAATATCAAAAGGCACAGATTATATAATGATAAGAACATGGGAAGGTGAAGTTGTAAAAGTTGAAGACAAGCCAGCTGTAGATATAAAGCAGGCAATAGATAATATTATAAAATAA
- a CDS encoding AI-2E family transporter: protein MKDKKFHLSVVITVVISYLLIKVIDSYEYFFGIFGLLLSLLTPFVIAFVLAYIFNPIVSFLEDKLNIKRIFALLITYGFLILLIGSFILFTAPIIISSIADMVSQFPLYVEKTQSFFIDLGNSLKNVDPKTLKEVGDKIMSAMPEIGNFLIGYIGQIFNTTFSISKFIVQFVLAFIICFYIILEKETFFNFYKKVLYITLGEKYAKLTLDVGHTLNTNIGKYFTGKILDSFIVGLLSAIGLYFLKSKYALLFGTLIGIMNLIPYFGPVIGMTPVVIINSFYDPKIALFSLVYLLLVQQLEVAVIEPKIVGGQLGLSPFLTILAVTVGGGFFGIPGMILSVPIMGVVKIYLGEYIEFKHKNMNFEID from the coding sequence TTGAAGGATAAAAAATTTCATCTAAGTGTTGTTATAACAGTTGTTATATCATATCTTTTAATAAAGGTTATAGATAGCTATGAATACTTCTTTGGAATATTTGGTTTACTTTTATCTCTTTTGACTCCTTTTGTGATTGCATTTGTATTAGCATATATTTTTAATCCTATTGTGAGTTTTTTAGAAGATAAATTAAATATTAAAAGAATTTTTGCTTTACTTATTACATATGGTTTTTTAATTTTACTAATAGGTTCATTTATTTTATTTACAGCACCTATAATAATAAGTAGTATTGCTGATATGGTGAGCCAATTCCCACTGTATGTAGAAAAAACACAATCTTTCTTTATTGATTTAGGTAATAGCTTAAAAAATGTTGATCCTAAGACTTTAAAAGAGGTAGGAGATAAAATTATGTCTGCTATGCCTGAGATAGGTAATTTCCTTATAGGGTATATTGGTCAAATATTTAATACAACATTCTCTATATCTAAATTTATTGTTCAATTTGTTTTAGCGTTTATAATTTGTTTTTATATAATTTTAGAAAAAGAAACGTTCTTTAATTTTTATAAAAAAGTACTTTATATAACATTGGGCGAAAAATATGCAAAATTAACTTTAGATGTAGGTCATACTCTAAATACTAATATAGGTAAATACTTTACTGGGAAGATATTAGACTCATTTATTGTTGGTTTATTATCTGCTATAGGTCTTTATTTCTTAAAGTCTAAGTATGCTTTATTATTTGGTACTTTAATTGGTATTATGAATTTAATACCATACTTTGGACCAGTAATAGGTATGACACCTGTAGTTATAATAAACTCATTCTATGACCCTAAAATCGCATTATTCTCACTTGTTTATCTACTTTTAGTTCAACAATTAGAAGTTGCTGTAATTGAACCTAAGATAGTAGGGGGACAATTAGGACTTAGTCCATTTTTAACAATACTTGCAGTTACTGTAGGTGGTGGATTCTTTGGTATTCCAGGTATGATTTTATCAGTTCCTATAATGGGTGTTGTAAAAATATATCTTGGTGAATACATAGAATTTAAGCATAAAAATATGAACTTTGAAATTGATTAA
- the cspBA gene encoding bifunctional germination protease/germinant receptor pseudoprotease CspBA: MEERIKIEYEVVVKYHGDILVLESKLNVSVELLGCNFAIITAKSQETLGELLSYPQIEHIETPIVLDAQDIESFTSTGIVSFKQNTNLTGSGVILGIIDSGIDYRLPQFKDKEGKSKILYYWDQCIEGNPPEGFKAGTLYNNNDINESLEGKNIIPISKTSKHGTHIAGISAEIAPEANLIVVRVGKNNDCLIAKSTDFMRSIEFILTKSKELNMPVALNISYGSSEGAHTGTTLFEQYINQMSSYWKTNIIVAAGNNANKGRHKNITIKDKISKTEVEFVVGQNEKTLNINIWPDFADNFSVYLVSPSNQSTKPISLTSGEIKNIIDNTKIKGFYFSVPPDQLIRRLIIQLSSDEYIMPGVWKIIFSPITVITGNIDIYLSEVERLSKDTKFISPTKKLTITLPASAKQVFTIGSYNTKTDLVSEFSGQGDIERCMFKPDLLAPGEGVTLLLPGGDGEALSGTSISAAHATGIVALMFQWGIVQKNDETLYGQKLKAFFIRTARRKSNIQYPSNASGYGYMYISYTNLDIIIKINKENLMYRKKKKNKLKKDYKYARQLLKGIEQLQVGFNLIHGPGLEEALSKLEAIYKYFKISDTFGIVFTNPSNLWYIDEVLTLGNIKRSEYFARLAKMSEVKQGTTGGTVALEDIGANYFKNNPNVSITGKGVFIAIIDSGIDYLHEDFIYPDRTSKVAFLWDQSKDGNPPNGFAIGTEYTREDINKAIQSSDATLSVDEEGSGTMLSGICAGLGNLNKEYTGVAEDAELIVIKMRKINGYYNNAMLYAAIEYITQKSLELRTPVVINISMGTNNMVQLNSRVIEERTFFTRGVCLIAATGNEGNAQTHTSGQMKFKEDIQEIEIEIAEDEPLLEIQVIVSRPDKIKVGVVSPSNEVSRLLEVSNYNEISGLFDLEGTEYLITYIYPTLYSGQQQATITLLNVTKGIWKLRLVGQYITNGKYEVYLQNRVFLKPGTKFRDPDSQNTINYPAVYEDIISVGAYDTKNNTLWPQSSKGPTVEGSLKPAIVAPGVDIIAPYPGNKYGTITGTSVAAAYTCGAVALYFQYTLVDRRYMNRGFVQQIRTYLRAGAKRSVNISYPNYGYGYGLLNIKGVFDQLR, encoded by the coding sequence GTGGAGGAGAGGATTAAAATAGAGTATGAGGTTGTAGTTAAGTATCACGGAGATATATTAGTTTTAGAGTCAAAGTTAAATGTATCAGTAGAACTGTTAGGATGTAACTTTGCAATTATAACTGCAAAGTCCCAAGAGACTCTAGGTGAGCTATTAAGTTACCCTCAGATTGAACATATAGAAACACCTATTGTATTAGATGCACAAGATATAGAAAGTTTCACAAGTACAGGTATAGTAAGTTTTAAACAAAACACAAACTTAACTGGGAGTGGGGTCATACTTGGAATAATTGATTCAGGAATTGACTATAGATTACCTCAATTTAAAGATAAAGAAGGTAAATCAAAAATACTTTATTACTGGGATCAGTGCATAGAAGGGAATCCCCCTGAAGGATTTAAAGCTGGAACTTTATACAACAACAATGATATAAATGAATCTCTAGAGGGGAAAAATATAATACCTATATCGAAAACTAGTAAACATGGAACACATATTGCTGGTATAAGTGCTGAAATTGCTCCAGAGGCAAATCTAATAGTTGTAAGAGTTGGTAAAAATAATGATTGTTTAATTGCAAAAAGTACAGATTTTATGAGATCAATAGAATTTATATTAACAAAATCTAAAGAACTTAATATGCCTGTTGCATTAAATATAAGTTATGGAAGTAGCGAAGGTGCGCACACAGGTACGACTTTATTTGAACAATATATAAATCAAATGAGTTCTTATTGGAAGACTAATATTATAGTTGCAGCTGGAAATAACGCAAATAAAGGAAGACATAAGAATATTACAATTAAAGATAAAATAAGTAAAACAGAAGTAGAATTTGTTGTAGGTCAAAATGAAAAAACATTAAATATAAACATATGGCCAGATTTTGCAGATAATTTTTCTGTTTATTTAGTAAGTCCTTCAAACCAAAGTACTAAACCTATTTCATTAACCTCAGGTGAAATTAAAAATATTATAGATAATACAAAGATAAAAGGATTTTACTTCTCAGTACCTCCAGATCAATTGATCAGAAGGCTTATAATACAATTAAGTTCAGACGAATATATAATGCCTGGCGTATGGAAAATAATTTTTTCTCCTATAACTGTTATTACGGGCAACATAGATATATATTTATCAGAGGTTGAACGATTGAGCAAAGATACTAAATTTATATCACCAACTAAAAAATTAACAATAACTCTTCCTGCAAGCGCAAAGCAAGTATTTACAATAGGAAGCTATAATACAAAGACAGATTTAGTTTCTGAATTTTCTGGTCAAGGAGATATAGAAAGATGTATGTTCAAACCAGATTTATTAGCTCCAGGAGAAGGTGTAACTTTACTATTACCTGGTGGTGATGGAGAGGCACTAAGTGGAACTAGTATATCAGCAGCTCATGCTACAGGTATTGTGGCCTTGATGTTTCAATGGGGAATAGTACAAAAAAATGATGAAACTTTATATGGACAGAAACTAAAAGCATTTTTTATTAGAACGGCTAGAAGAAAAAGTAATATTCAATATCCTAGCAATGCCTCAGGATATGGATATATGTATATATCATATACAAATTTAGATATTATAATAAAAATAAACAAAGAGAATTTAATGTATAGAAAGAAAAAAAAAAACAAACTAAAAAAAGATTATAAATATGCAAGGCAGTTGTTAAAGGGAATTGAGCAACTTCAGGTTGGATTTAATTTAATACATGGCCCAGGACTAGAAGAAGCACTTAGTAAATTAGAAGCAATATATAAATATTTTAAAATATCTGATACCTTTGGAATCGTATTTACCAATCCGTCAAACTTATGGTATATAGATGAAGTTTTAACACTTGGCAATATAAAAAGATCAGAGTATTTTGCAAGGTTGGCAAAAATGAGTGAAGTAAAGCAGGGAACTACAGGTGGTACAGTGGCCTTAGAAGATATAGGTGCTAATTATTTTAAAAATAATCCAAATGTATCTATAACGGGCAAAGGGGTATTTATAGCAATAATAGACTCGGGAATAGATTATTTACATGAAGATTTTATATATCCAGATAGAACTAGTAAAGTAGCATTTTTATGGGATCAATCTAAAGATGGAAACCCACCTAATGGATTTGCAATCGGAACAGAATACACAAGAGAAGATATTAATAAAGCTATACAAAGTAGTGATGCCACTTTATCTGTAGATGAGGAAGGTAGTGGAACAATGCTAAGTGGTATTTGCGCTGGTCTAGGAAATTTAAATAAGGAATATACAGGTGTAGCAGAAGATGCAGAATTAATAGTTATAAAAATGAGGAAAATTAATGGCTATTATAATAATGCAATGTTGTATGCTGCTATAGAATATATAACTCAAAAATCATTAGAACTAAGAACACCTGTTGTAATAAATATTTCAATGGGAACTAATAATATGGTTCAACTTAACTCAAGAGTGATAGAAGAAAGAACTTTTTTTACAAGAGGTGTATGCCTTATAGCGGCTACAGGCAATGAAGGGAACGCTCAAACTCATACATCAGGTCAAATGAAATTTAAAGAAGATATTCAAGAAATAGAAATAGAAATAGCAGAAGATGAGCCATTATTAGAAATACAAGTTATAGTAAGTAGACCTGATAAAATTAAAGTAGGTGTAGTTTCACCATCTAATGAAGTTAGTAGATTATTAGAAGTATCAAATTATAATGAAATATCAGGTCTATTTGATTTAGAAGGTACTGAATATTTAATAACATATATATATCCAACTTTATACTCTGGTCAACAGCAAGCTACTATTACATTACTTAATGTAACTAAAGGAATTTGGAAATTACGATTAGTAGGTCAATATATAACTAATGGAAAATATGAAGTGTATTTGCAAAATAGAGTTTTTTTAAAACCAGGAACGAAATTTAGAGATCCAGATTCACAAAATACAATAAATTATCCAGCTGTATATGAAGATATAATTAGCGTTGGCGCTTATGATACTAAAAATAATACTCTGTGGCCACAATCATCAAAAGGACCTACTGTAGAAGGCTCATTAAAGCCAGCTATAGTAGCACCTGGAGTTGATATTATAGCACCTTATCCAGGAAATAAATATGGAACTATAACAGGCACATCTGTAGCTGCAGCATATACATGTGGTGCAGTGGCTCTTTATTTTCAATATACTTTAGTAGATAGAAGATATATGAATAGAGGATTTGTACAACAAATAAGAACATATTTAAGAGCAGGAGCTAAAAGAAGTGTAAATATTAGTTATCCAAATTATGGATATGGATATGGTTTGCTAAATATAAAGGGTGTATTTGACCAGTTAAGGTAA
- the cspC gene encoding bile acid germinant receptor pseudoprotease CspC yields the protein MERAYLIVYQSSKEELESTLKSNGIDKYIILNSQIASVYLPLTFREEKLNNIDVISWWQRSSPMSSLIQINEGIEGGDSVSAASGIDFIYNNPYLNITGKKTIIAIIDSGIDYLHPDFMTKDGTSKILAIWDQTKEGTPPDGCLFGSKITRDDINKAITENDSSLTEDNVGTGTIAAGIACGRGTLNSNYSGIAIDSELVVVKLKEYKNRFDNGKRNYQSADFLAAIKFVEDIYKSEDQKKNIVINMTVGKASVSSVEASFLDTFSYLRNSGVIVVGGAGNEANTDIHYHGVMQSTDVYQDIVIQVGNQRNLELYIYVTGPDKVRALLISPSGELSYEIVYAPDNYAYTGRFNLENTSYEMQFVYPWIETGSQKLFMDLYDIKPGVWILRLKPEFIINGIYDVYLPNKNLISENTRFLDPQSTETITSYGVIENVITIGTFNNKTDSIWIGSSKGPVNGWRIKPDIVAPGVDIIAPYINQSYNKATGTGVSSSMVSGVLAILMDYITQQSIFSRRSMYTQVLKTYLMLGATKPETYVFPNIVQGFGILDLKQTLKAISEILE from the coding sequence ATGGAAAGAGCATATCTCATAGTTTACCAAAGTAGTAAAGAGGAACTTGAAAGTACTTTAAAATCTAATGGGATAGATAAATATATAATTTTAAATAGTCAAATTGCAAGTGTTTATTTGCCATTAACCTTCAGAGAAGAAAAATTAAATAATATAGATGTAATATCTTGGTGGCAAAGATCTAGTCCTATGAGTTCATTAATACAAATAAATGAAGGCATAGAAGGTGGCGACTCAGTATCAGCAGCATCAGGAATTGACTTTATATATAATAATCCATATCTTAATATTACTGGAAAAAAAACAATAATTGCGATTATAGATTCTGGAATAGATTATTTGCATCCAGATTTTATGACTAAGGATGGAACAAGCAAAATTTTAGCAATATGGGATCAAACTAAAGAGGGAACTCCACCAGATGGATGTTTATTTGGTAGTAAGATTACTAGAGATGATATAAATAAAGCAATAACGGAAAATGACTCTTCATTGACTGAAGACAATGTTGGTACTGGAACAATAGCAGCGGGTATAGCTTGTGGTAGAGGAACTTTAAATTCAAATTATAGTGGTATAGCAATAGATAGTGAACTTGTAGTTGTTAAACTAAAAGAATATAAAAATAGATTTGATAATGGAAAAAGAAATTATCAGTCGGCTGATTTTTTAGCAGCAATAAAGTTTGTTGAAGATATATATAAATCAGAGGACCAAAAAAAGAATATAGTAATAAATATGACTGTAGGAAAAGCATCAGTTTCTTCTGTAGAGGCATCATTTTTAGATACATTTTCTTATTTACGCAACTCAGGCGTAATTGTAGTTGGGGGGGCTGGGAATGAAGCAAATACAGATATACATTATCATGGAGTTATGCAAAGTACAGATGTCTACCAAGATATAGTTATTCAAGTTGGAAATCAACGAAATTTAGAGTTATATATATATGTTACTGGACCGGATAAAGTTAGAGCGCTATTAATATCACCATCAGGAGAGCTAAGTTATGAAATAGTTTATGCCCCAGATAACTATGCATATACAGGTAGATTTAACTTAGAAAATACATCCTACGAAATGCAATTTGTATATCCTTGGATAGAAACAGGATCACAAAAATTATTTATGGATCTTTATGATATAAAACCAGGTGTATGGATTTTAAGATTAAAACCAGAATTTATAATAAATGGAATTTATGATGTTTATCTTCCAAATAAAAATTTAATATCTGAAAATACACGTTTTTTAGATCCTCAATCAACTGAAACTATAACATCTTATGGTGTTATAGAAAATGTAATTACAATAGGTACATTTAATAATAAAACAGATAGTATTTGGATAGGATCGTCAAAAGGTCCTGTCAATGGATGGAGAATAAAACCGGATATAGTAGCTCCGGGGGTTGATATAATAGCACCATATATTAATCAAAGTTATAATAAGGCAACGGGAACAGGGGTTAGTAGTTCGATGGTGAGTGGTGTATTAGCTATTTTAATGGACTATATAACACAGCAGAGCATATTTAGCAGAAGATCTATGTATACCCAAGTTTTAAAAACATATTTAATGTTAGGAGCTACTAAACCAGAAACTTACGTATTTCCCAATATAGTCCAAGGATTTGGAATTTTAGATTTAAAACAAACGTTAAAAGCAATTTCAGAAATTTTAGAGTAA